GTTCATCCGAAAATAACCCCCCCATGCCCCCCCTTGAACAAAGGGGGGGATTGCCGTTGGCCATTGAGCACCAAAGGAACTTTCCCCCCCTTAACAAGGGGGGGCTTGGGGGGGTGGTTTTCATCCTCCTTTGTGAAACCTACGTTTCATGACGGTTCATCCGCAAATGCTTTTCTGTCATCCCCGAATGGCTCTATCGGGGATATATTTAAAATCAGTTTCCCGATTAAAAACTTCGGGAATGACAAAAGTTAGGCAACATATTTTCATCTTTGTAGCGCCTCACTCATGACGGTCCCCCCATCTATTCAATGAATTATCATGGATGTCCCCGGAATGTAATGCCCTTTAGATTAATTTTTATTGCTACCTGTATACAGCTAACTGCTGACTATTATTTAAAAAGGTCTGCCAGCCTTTACAAAATACGACAGGATATTATATACAGATTCGGGATATTTTGTATAGAGGGGAATTCTAAAATGTGTATCAGCCCATAGTAAAGCAATTTTGTTGTAGGATCAGAAAAAGGGGTTGTAATTTTACTTATTTTTGTGTTAGTTTTCTTATAGCATTAATAAGTATTTAATAGATACCTGGAGCCTATCGGGTATTATATTTCGAGGTGTGGGGTAGGAGAAAGCCGAAGGGTAACTATACGGTAATGATGGAATTAATATAGTTACAGGCAATCGTCTAAATTTAGCAAGGAAATACCTTGAAGAGGGTGAATTTATGAAGACACCATTAGTGGAACAGGCTGTTCTAACAGAAGCTGTAACCTATTTTATAGAGCGGCTCCATGAACATTTTTCTGGTATACGCATACGCACTATCGCACCTTATGAGGATGAAGAATTTGCATTAGAGATTCTTGTACCAACCGGTATCAATATAGACGAAGTGGAAGAATTCAGTCTTAGAGAATGTATATATCTTGAAGATCACTATGATGTTTATTTATTAGTCAGAGTCGTATATGCGGGATAGAAAGCGTTATAGTAAGTGACTTCTTTTTCAGTTGCTGCCTAAATCATTGCTATTGTAAAATCTCTGGTTTACTGTTCACCATTCACTAATCACTATTCACTGTATTTAAAACGGTCTGCTTGCCTTCACGAAATACGACTGGATATTATATACGGATTCGGGATATTTTGTATAGTCCTCACGGAATTCAAGATTAAGGGTGATTTTACCTATCATGTAATTAAAAGTTGTATTAAGCGTAACCTTGTTTTTTTCCGTGTACCTTAACTCTTCACGTTCTCCGTGTATTATAAGGTTCATACCGAGCCGCCTTGTAAAATATCTCTGGTGTATTGCTTCTATCATGTACACCTGGGAATCCTGTGAGTTTGTGGCACTTGGGAAGTTGGAGAATTTGTAACCAATGGCTGTACCTGTACCGGCCCATAAATTATATTCAGCCCTGCTGTCGAATACAAAGGCATCTCCATATTTGAGGACATTTGAGTAATTGGCTGCTGCCTGAAGCTGAAGATTTCTTGTGTTGGTGCTTCTGACCTCAAAGTGTACTGATTGTTCCTGCCTGTTTTCAGTCTTAATAATCAGGTTATTTCTCAAGAGAAATGTGTAAGACGTAATAATCTGTGCAGACTCCAGGTTTCTGGATGCAAGCCCCATAGATGCTGTTTGAGTTATAAGGCCGCCATCCGCCCCTGACTGGTTTGAAAAGACATAGCTCAAATCAGCGGTATAGTTTGTGTTCATGTTAAATAAATCAAAAAGTTTATAATAATTTATACCTGCTAGTGCACCGACCCTGTCCATCCTGTTTTCAGTAATACCTGTAACATTGAGTTGGTTAAGTACCAGGTTGCTTGAGATAGACAAACCGTAAAATGGACGGTGATTTATGCCGCCTGTGAGCCGGTATTCATTTGTATTGCTTTGCTCGGAATTTGATGATGAATAGGCCACATCTGTCCTATAGTCTGTTTTCCCGATAGGGTTGTAGTTCATATTGTATGTGACTGCATCTCTTTGTGTTCCGCCGCCTTCGCTCTTACGGAAGACATAGTTGGCTGCTTGTGTAAGTCGTGTTTCGGTCTGATGGAGTAAGCCTATTTCTCCTGTTGTCTCTGCAGTTGTAGTAACGCCGGGGGTAAAGAAGCTTCCTTTGGGGAAATATGTTGCATTTCCTGATAGGAACAGTGTAGGGGAAAGTCTGGTTTCACCTCTAATACTATATGAGTGTACATTGCTGGTAGTATCTTGCCCCAATTTTTTGTCTGTTACAAGGGAATCTGTAAACTGGTAGTTGGTTGTTAAAAAACCGCTGCTTAAATTCTGTGTCAAACCTATTGTTGCGATTCTTATCCTTGTGTCTCTTGGATTCTCAGGGTCTTTGTATTCAGATCCTATTTGGAGCAATGTGAGCCTGATGGATGTTTGTGTCCGCAGTGTTGTGGACCATCCAAGGCTATACGTATCAGAGACTAGGTCTGCGGCACCTTCTGTCCCTATAACATTTCTCTGTGCAAAAAGGTTGATAGGTGTTAATGTAGGAATCATGCCCATCTGCAGGCTATAAGTCAGGGTATTCCTGCTTACCTTTGTAGATGCTCCTTCATAGGGATTATTTTTGTAAGTAGAATCTGTAAGGCCAATATTGGCCGAATACGAAGATATTTTCGGAGAAAGGACAACTCCAGAACCGCTTATTGAATATCTTTGTATTAAACCGGAAGTTTCACCAGTGGCCATTTGGCCAAGTGTTTTATTTGAAGTGACTGTGGAATAATAATCAACAGCAAGCAGGCCGTTGAGGTTTAATCCCTGAGGATACCCATTAGCAGGCAAAAGTAATACAACAATGAGAATTGCCAGTAGAACTGCAATGGTGAGATACGATTGTGTAGAGGCGTTTATTTTCCTGAGGTGCAACCACCCCTCTCCCTTCTAAATATAAGCAATAAATTCTAATGCCTAAATTCTAAACAAATACGAAATTCAAATATTTTAAACAAGTTGTTTTGGTTTTTGTAGTTTGTCCTTTGGTGCTTATTTAGTATTTCGATATTAGGATTTAGAATTTATTATTATTTAATATTCTACATAGACAAATAGGGTAGGGGAACTCCTTTCCCCTACCCTTAATATAAACCATTTACCATTCACTATTTACTGCATTCTAACTACTTTTGGTGACAGCTTAGACAAAGAAGACTGCCCATGTTACGATTGAGATTAAGGTCAGCCGCACTCACCCCACTTGGTAAAGGCAGTACGCTTGCATCAGTTGAAGGATATCTCAGAAAACGTGTGCTCGAATTTTCATGAGGATTATGACATGATGCACACTCGATGTAAGCCTTTCCTGTTACTGTAGGGTATGCCCTTAACCTATCCCTTTTGTCTGGAATATCAGTGTAATCACCGCTTCTGCTTAAAAAGGCTACCTTACCATTGCCCAATGCTCCAGTGTCAAGATTAGTCCTGATTTGATTAAACTGGGGGTCTGTGTCTGGTATCTCCATTGATATAGGGTGGTCATTTCGTAGATCTGTTCCTACATTTGGGAATGGTTCCGCAGCCGCATTAAAGGTGTCATCTGTATCTACAAGAGTACCAGAACCTGTCCAATCTGGGTTACTGACTGGGTCTACCCCCTGATAACCGCCTCTTCCCGGTAGGTTTACCAATGCATCAAATGCAACAGTTCCGTCATGACAGCTAAGACATGCCACAGATACCCCTTTGGGATTGCCTGGACTACTACCGGCAGCATCAAAGTTAGGGCTTGTATACACATCATATACAGCTACTGATGATGCACGGTTCCATATCGGGGCAGCATTTCCGGCAACATCAGTCCTGCCGCCGTGTGGTGTATGACAGAACACGCACACCTCTGTAGTGCCAGAGAACTTTACATGTCCGTCTGGTCCTCCGTTTACTCCGGTTGTTTCACCTAATGCAGTAATATTTCTGTTTGCAGATAGATTATGTTTGGAATTTCTTACATCCTCTGCAGCCTGTGAGCTGATATATGTCCCCAATGCTAATCCTGCAGCAACGAAGGTTATTATTAGTTTTGAATACTTCATTCTCTTTTCACCTCCTTTCTTTGTTAAATTACGTCTCGATTTAATTGTTATCTTCATTGTTCACCTCCTTTGTTTTTTTCCTCCTCTTCTCCGCCTAAGAACTTATAAACATTGATCCTTCTATTGTACTGATCTGCAACGTAAATGTTATTTTCTTTATCTATGGCCATGCCTGCCGGAAGCCAGAACTGGCCGGGTTTGCTGCCCATCTCCCCAAAGAAAAGCAGTAATTGCCCTTCTTTATTGAATATCTGGACATTGTTAAATGCTGCATCCACAATGTATATATGTCCGTTGGTATCTACCGCAATGCCTTTCGGTTTTGAAAACAGGCCAAGCCCTGTTCCAACCCCTCCAAACCGTTTAAGAAACTTTCCATCTTTATCAAATATCTGAACCCGGAAATTGAAACTGTCCATTACATATATGGTACCCTCTTTATCAAGGGTTATATTCGTTGGAAAATTAAATTCCCCATCACCTGTCCCGCGCTGTCCAATGGTTTTTAGTACATTGCCATTCATGTCAAATACAAGAACAGCGTGTTTTTTAGTATCAACTACAAATACATTTCCAATGGAGTCATTTACAGCTATTCCGATAGGCTGGTCAAGCGTGCCTTCCTTCCCCATTGCTTTTATAAATTTACCTTCTTTATCATATACAACGACCCTGTTTTGAGCAGAGTCAGTGACATATATGTTATCAGCAGAGTCTGTTGTAACACCAAGAGGTTTCATTAGTACCCCGGCGCCGGTTTCGCCGATGACAGTAAATTTATGGTTTTTCTTGTCAAATATCAGAACCTTTCCCCATGAGCTATCAGCTACAAGTAATCTTCCTTCGTTATCAGCATGTACTGCATAAGGCTTGCCAAGTTCTGATATTGCTTCTCTGCCGATAAAAAATTCTTTTAGTTTTCTTAAAAAAGTCTGTTCTTTAATATCATCTTCAGATGATATTGTGTATGAATACTTTATCCTTGGCTTTTCAGGAGGCAGCGGCCATATAAGCTCTGTCTCCTTTTTGGGTGCTGCACATCCGGCCGCTAAGATTACTGCAATAAAGATGAATAATAATTGTTTCCAGCAGCTTAGGATTGTCTGTACCGTACATTGACCTTGTAATAACACCCTTTTTGAACCCTCCATGGTTTCCGTAGCTCACCCTCCCCCTAACCCCCTCCCGTCAAGGGAGGGGGGATACTTTGTGAACCCTTTTCTAAAGGGGTAGTGAGTTTCTCCGTACTATTTACTATTCACCATTTACTGCTGTTCACTATTTCTGATGGCATGTTAAGCATAATGCGCTGTATTTATTTGATGCCCTTAAAAAAGGGTCTCTTCCTTCTGCATTTCTTTCATCCGGGTCGTGTGGATTATGACACGATGCACACTGTACCTTGTCTCCGCCGAATGTTTTTACACCATTTGGAAATTCTCTTCCGCCGTCTTTTGATGGGATAGACGGTTGATTGAAGCCAGGGTCTGTTTCATAAGTTGGAAATGACATGGAGACAGGGTGGTCGTTTGTAAGGTCGGTCTCAAGATATTTCAATGTTGCATCATGGGCGCCTGACAACCCCCCGTAAGCCCCTGAATTACGGCTGTGACATTTTCCGCATGCATCACCGCCTGCTCCTGCTCCGCCAGGTTTCATTTTGTAATGAACCCCTGTATCAATAACCTCTCTTGACCTGGGCTGATTAATAACAGCGTCTACAGCAACTGTGCCGTCATGACATGAGAGACATGCAAGTGAAATTCCATCAGGGCCATTGGTCTTAGAATCGAAGTTAGGGCTTGTATAGACCTGATAATTCGAAGGGTTTGGATTTAACTGTCTGTTCCACAGAGGTGCAGTAGAATCTGCACTGTGAGGGGTGTGACAATAAACGCAAACTTCACCGTAGTCTATAAATGCCGTCCCTTGCATAGGTCCCTGATCGCTCCCGAAAGCCCTCTGGTTCAGGTATCCAAGGTCGTGTTTGGAACCGACCATTGAATTACCGGTTGCAGAGATTGCCGCTAATGTAACAATCCCTGCTGTTACCAATGGGATGTATATCCAGCTCTTTTTCATAGGTTTTAAACCTACTTGCATTAGTTATTTGAATTGCAACTATTGTGCCATTGCGTACAAAGATAACCCCATCCCCACCCTAACCCTCCCCTTGAAGGGGAGGGAATTATTGAGGCACCCTATCTCTCCAGTTGACGGGGAGGGAATTATTGAGGCACCCCCGCCCTGACCCTCCCCCCATCCAAGGGGGAGGGAATCTATGAAATTCCCCCTGACCCCTTAAAAAAAGGGGGCAGGAGGGGATTCTCTGTTCTTATTTCTATCTGCTTGCTTCTGCTCACTATTCACTATTCACTATTCACTGTTCACTGTTCACTGTTCACTGTCTTTAATATATCGGATCATATTAATCTGCCGAACCTACATACATGATTTGAATGGTATTTGTCAAGGGATATTTTAAAGGCAGTGAATAGTTAATGGTGAATAGTGGGCAGTGAACTACTAAAGTAATCAACTACTTAACCAATAAACAGTGTGTAAATACTATACAGTAAAGAAAAGCTTTTATGAGAGGTATGCTATCTCGTTGATTCTATTGATATAATTGCGGGGAGTAATGTATATCTTTACTACAATACTTTATTTCTTCTTTTCGATCTTCTCAAGGCCGTATTTCATTACTTTTAAAATAAGGTTCTTTCTGCTTATGCCGAGTTCCCTTGCAAGTTTGCTTTTGTTAAAGTTTGTTCTTTCAAGGCCTTCCCTGATTACGTCCCGCTCTACATTCTCAACAATGGACTTTAGTGTGCCTGAGGATTTGGGTTTTTTTATGTAGGATTTTTTCTCTACATCTTCAACAATGTTTGTTGAAATGAGCTTTTTGGTAATTAAGGTATCAAAACCCGCTAAAAGGGTGGTTCTTTTTATCTCATTCTGAAGTTCCCTGATGTTTCCCGGCCAACTGTAATTCAAGAAATAGTCTACAACTTCATCTGATAACTGTTTTATAGGGATATGGCGGTCAGTGCAGAACTTTGTAAGGAAGTAGTTTGAAAGGATTGCAATATCCTCTGCCCTTTCTCTGAGAGGAGGGAGGTGTATCTTTATTTCATTCAACCGGTAATACAGGTCTTCTCTGAATGTGCCTTTTTCCACCATCATTTTCAGGTCTCTGTTTGTGGCAGCGACAACTCTGACATCTACATTTATAAACTTTGTCCCGCCCACACGCTTAAAGACCCCGTCCTGCAATACACGGAGCATCTTTGTCTGAAGTGCCGGACTTGTGTCACCTATCTCGTCCAACAGGAATGTGCCGCCATCTGCAAGTTCGAATAATCCCTTCTTCTGGACAACTGCCCCTGTAAATGCCCCTTTTTCATGGCCGAACAGTTCAGACTCAAGGAGATTTTCACTGAATGCGCTGCAATTTTCTGCTATGAATGCCTTATCTTTTCTTGGGCTGTTGTAATGTATTATACGTGCAATCAGTTCCTTTCCAGTGCCGCTTTCTCCAAGAATCAACACGGTACTATCACTCGGAATAATCTTTTCAAGGGTGCCGAAGATCTTTAAAAGGGGAGGACTCTTGCCTACAACACTTGAGAAATCGAAATTCTTCTGTATCTCAGGATAGTTTATTTGATTAGGTTCATCTTTTGAAATCTCACGTTGATAACTAACCATCTCCTCAACCATTGTCTCAAGGAGACCTTTAAAAACTTCCAGTTTCTCCTGTGTTATTACAGGGACGTGGCGAAATCTCTCAGCGAACTCATCTTTATCTACATTAAATGAAGATAAATGTCCTCTTAACTCCTGAATCTCATGTTCAGCAGGTTTATGGTCCAATACACCGACTGCCATGACATACCCGATGCAATCGTCATTGTTGATAATTGGGACAATCAATGCAATTAATCCGGCAGGGCATTTATTAATTAATGATTGTTTTGAATCTTTTGCCTGCTGTGCGAGCTTTTTTATCCATAAATCACACTCATGCTTAGCAAGAGGGGTGTGTTCGATAAGACCGCAGACGGTGTTTTCTGACTTGTAGATGCTCTTTATTTCCTGACCGAGGCTGTTAAAATAACGGATATTAAAGCCCCAGTTGTTGCAAACCTCTACAAGTTTTTTGCTTATTCTTAAGGCTAAGACCTTTTCCCAGAAGAGCTCCATCCGATGGAATGGCTCCTTATATATTGATTTTTTAGCAGCCTAAAACTTAGGTATAATACTCTAAGTGTCAGGCATTGTCAACAACATGAAAATCGCCATAAAATCGCCCTAATATTGAGGGAAAAGCCATATTTTTCATATTGACTTTGAATATCTAACTTGCTACTATAGGCAAAAGTGTAGCTTAGATGGTTGTAAGAAACTGCATGAGCCAAAGCTCATAACGGGTTATGAAAATGGAAGCATCCTTCGACAAGCTCAGGATGACACAACCCCACCCTCACCCGGACCCTCTCCCTGAGGGAGAGGGTGCTTAGTTTGTTCCCTCCCCTTCAAGGGGAGGGTTAGGGTGGGGATGGGGTTTGTTTTTGGAAAAACCACTGAGGACATAGATACCTATGGGAAAATATATCCTTGTGCTGGACCAGGGTGTGTCGGGGTCAAGGGCAACCCTCACAGAAAACAAAGGAAAGGTTATAGCCTGGGCAGAAACTCCACTCAATACAGTTCCTAATAAGTCAGGATGGATTGAATACAAGCCAGATGATATCCTCAAAAGTATTCTAAGTGCAGTAAAATCGCTTTTCAAGAAGATTGGTCCTAAAAAAAAGCAAATATCTGCCATAGGTTTAGCAACTCAGCCTTCTACTATAATTGTATGGGATAAGGAGACAGGTAAATCTCTTTATAATGCAATAAGTGTAAATGACACGCGTGGTATTGAAATTTGCAGGGAAAAGAGCAACCACCGTGAAAGCATACGTGAACGAACCGGCCTTCCATTATCAGTCACTTTTTCTGCCCCAAAGTTAAGGTGGCTTCTGAATAATATTAAACAATCCGGCAAACTTATTGATAAGGGCCGTCTTCTGTGCGGGACAGTCAATACATTTCTGATGTGGCACCTTACAAAGGGCGCAGTTTTCGCCACAGATCATTCTAATGCCTCAAGGACACTTTTGTTTAATATCCTTACAAAGTCATGGGATAAAGAAATGCTCGAGCTATTTTCCATACCTCCGGATATACTCCCTAATGTTTATCCGACGTCTCACATTTATGGAGATGCTGTTCTGGAAGGGCAGAGGATACCAATATTAGCGAGTATCGTTGACAAACATGCCTCTCTGATTGGCAACGGCTGTATGCAGGAGGGGGAGGTAAATATTACTTATGGTAAGGAAGGGACGATTCAAATTACCACAGGTAAGAAGATTTTTATTTTGCATGGCCTGTCGGCTGCAATAGGCTGGTCAACAGATGGGAATGGTAATGGAAATACATCATACATACTTGAAGGGAATATGAAATCTGTCGGGGCAATATTCCAATGGATGCAAACGAATCTTGGGCTTATCAGCACCAAGCCTAAGGAAAATATTGATGATATATGCCGCCGATCTCAGGAGAGAATATTTATGGTCCCTGCTATAACAGGGCTGGGTTCACCTTATGGGGAAAAGGGCGTAACTGCATGTCTGTTCGGGATGAGGTCATCTACAACACGGAATGATATTGTACGTTCTGCAGTTGAGGCTGTTGCATTTATGGTGAAGGATAATCTGGGCCTTGTAGAAAAGGACAACAGGATTCAAATAAAAAGGATCGTCTCAGGCGGTGAACTATCGGAAATATCTTATCTGTTACAGTTCCAATCGGACGTACTTAATATGCCGGTATATAAGACAAAAGAAGATTACCCTGTTGCAGCCGGTATTGCATTTTTAATAAATCCGGATGCTAAAAGTATGACGAGTATGAATTTTAATCAAAAATCTCCTGGTTCAAAAAAATCTTTTACTCCAAAGGCCGCAAAGTATAGTGAGGCAGAGGTGAGAAAATTATATGAGCGTTGGAAGCTCACATGTCTTCATTCCAGAGAATGGTCAAAAAACTTTTCCTGATTCTTCTTGTCATTCTTTCATTAAATTCCTCCGGTTGTACATCTGTTTTTAAATCATACGTATCGGATTCAAACCTGAAAAAGGGTAAAAAGCTTATTGAAAAACGTAAGTATGATGAGGCTGAAACTACTGTTATGAAGGCGATTGCCTATCAACCGGATAATTCTAAGGCTTGGATTACACTTGGCGACATCTTCTTATCAATTGAAGATTATAACAGCGCTGAGAATATGTATAAAGAGGGGATAAGGCGGGATAAAAATGCCTATGATGCTTATGCAGGTTTATGGGCATTAGAGCTTGAAGAAACCGGTTATACAGAAGAAGTTAAGGTAAAGGTAAAAAAGGAGATTGAGGGATTTATTGATAATGGTGAGAAAAAGCCTGAGAGATTAATGGCAGCATATAAAGGTTTAAACTTTCTTCATGAATATGACAAGTCAGCAGAACTCGCAAGAGACATAGTTGATTCAGGTGCAGATAAAAAGACTGTTGGTCTACTTGCTCTTGATATTTTTGAAGAGTTATTAAGAGAAAAGGATGCAGTTAAAAGGCTTGCCAAGATAGATGAGTTTATGAAAACATTTTCTATGAGCAGGGAACATGTATATTTAGAAAATGTTATGCGGCTCAATATCGCTGCAGGTGAACTTAATGATAAAGAACTTTTATACAAATATGGA
Above is a window of Nitrospirota bacterium DNA encoding:
- a CDS encoding 6-bladed beta-propeller, which translates into the protein MLLQGQCTVQTILSCWKQLLFIFIAVILAAGCAAPKKETELIWPLPPEKPRIKYSYTISSEDDIKEQTFLRKLKEFFIGREAISELGKPYAVHADNEGRLLVADSSWGKVLIFDKKNHKFTVIGETGAGVLMKPLGVTTDSADNIYVTDSAQNRVVVYDKEGKFIKAMGKEGTLDQPIGIAVNDSIGNVFVVDTKKHAVLVFDMNGNVLKTIGQRGTGDGEFNFPTNITLDKEGTIYVMDSFNFRVQIFDKDGKFLKRFGGVGTGLGLFSKPKGIAVDTNGHIYIVDAAFNNVQIFNKEGQLLLFFGEMGSKPGQFWLPAGMAIDKENNIYVADQYNRRINVYKFLGGEEEEKNKGGEQ
- a CDS encoding sigma 54-interacting transcriptional regulator — translated: MELFWEKVLALRISKKLVEVCNNWGFNIRYFNSLGQEIKSIYKSENTVCGLIEHTPLAKHECDLWIKKLAQQAKDSKQSLINKCPAGLIALIVPIINNDDCIGYVMAVGVLDHKPAEHEIQELRGHLSSFNVDKDEFAERFRHVPVITQEKLEVFKGLLETMVEEMVSYQREISKDEPNQINYPEIQKNFDFSSVVGKSPPLLKIFGTLEKIIPSDSTVLILGESGTGKELIARIIHYNSPRKDKAFIAENCSAFSENLLESELFGHEKGAFTGAVVQKKGLFELADGGTFLLDEIGDTSPALQTKMLRVLQDGVFKRVGGTKFINVDVRVVAATNRDLKMMVEKGTFREDLYYRLNEIKIHLPPLRERAEDIAILSNYFLTKFCTDRHIPIKQLSDEVVDYFLNYSWPGNIRELQNEIKRTTLLAGFDTLITKKLISTNIVEDVEKKSYIKKPKSSGTLKSIVENVERDVIREGLERTNFNKSKLARELGISRKNLILKVMKYGLEKIEKKK